One stretch of Acanthochromis polyacanthus isolate Apoly-LR-REF ecotype Palm Island chromosome 16, KAUST_Apoly_ChrSc, whole genome shotgun sequence DNA includes these proteins:
- the LOC110960225 gene encoding rho-related GTP-binding protein RhoB, with translation MADIRKKLVVVGDGACGKTCLLIVFSKDEFPEVYVPTVFETYVADIEVENKQVQLALWDTAGQEDYDRLRPLSYPDTDVILMCFSVDSPDSLENIPEKWVPEVKHFCPNVPIILVANKKDLRNDENVKNELSRLKLEPVKAEDGRAMAMRIGAYDYLECSAKTKEGIWEVFETATRAALQKPQTPSSGCLKCCVLM, from the coding sequence ATGGCAGACATACGAAAAAAACTTGTGGTGGTGGGAGACGGCGCGTGTGGGAAGACATGTCTACTGATCGTGTTCAGCAAAGACGAGTTCCCAGAGGTGTATGTTCCCACTGTGTTTGAGACATATGTGGCGGACATAGAGGTGGAAAACAAACAAGTCCAGCTGGCCCTGTGGGACACCGCCGGCCAGGAGGACTACGATCGGCTGCGCCCACTCTCCTATCCGGACACCGACGTGATCCTGATGTGCTTCTCCGTGGACAGCCCGGACTCGCTGGAAAACATCCCCGAAAAGTGGGTCCCCGAGGTGAAACACTTTTGCCCGAATGTTCCCATCATACTGGTGGCCAACAAGAAGGATCTGCGCAACGACGAGAACGTGAAGAACGAGTTGTCTCGGCTGAAGCTGGAGCCAGTGAAGGCGGAGGACGGCCGCGCCATGGCCATGCGCATTGGCGCATATGACTATTTGGAGTGCTCCGCTAAAACCAAGGAGGGGATCTGGGAAGTGTTCGAAACGGCGACACGGGCGGCTTTACAGAAACCACAAACACCATCAAGTGGTTGTCTGAAATGCTGCGTATTGATGTGA